A single genomic interval of Spirosoma taeanense harbors:
- a CDS encoding glycosyltransferase family 2 protein — MSPLVQKDVFLPATNRPFITTLSEPQISIVAPLYNESQSFPHLVARLNAVMDASPLAIEAVLIDDGSRDDTAALMQQLALADGRYQCVFLSRNYGHQIALSAGMASARATEALFIIDGDLQDPPELLTQFYQKFQEGYDVVYAVRKKRKESWFKRTAYASFYRFMRSISYVDLPLDSGDFSLISRRVADVLKQMPEESRFIRGMRSWVGFRQTGIEYERDARVAGEPKYSFKMLRRLAYNGIFNFSEYPIKLVTRLGMLTLGVALLYFIQTIIKKYFYGDVPQGFTALLFVIILFSGVQLIALGLIGEYVLRIFFQTKGRPLYVIKEVIRQQQRQPFL, encoded by the coding sequence ATGTCCCCCCTTGTGCAAAAAGACGTATTTTTGCCCGCAACCAACCGTCCATTCATTACCACGTTGTCTGAACCGCAGATTTCCATTGTTGCTCCGCTTTATAACGAAAGCCAGTCGTTTCCGCACCTTGTTGCCCGGCTCAACGCTGTCATGGATGCGTCTCCGCTGGCTATCGAAGCCGTTCTGATTGACGATGGGAGCCGCGACGATACGGCCGCGCTGATGCAGCAACTAGCGCTGGCGGACGGGCGTTACCAGTGCGTATTTCTGTCGCGCAACTACGGTCATCAGATCGCTCTGTCGGCGGGTATGGCTTCGGCGCGCGCTACCGAAGCCCTGTTTATCATCGATGGCGATTTGCAGGACCCGCCCGAGCTACTGACCCAATTTTACCAGAAGTTTCAGGAGGGGTACGACGTAGTGTATGCCGTTCGGAAGAAACGTAAAGAAAGCTGGTTCAAGCGAACGGCTTATGCATCGTTTTACCGGTTTATGCGGTCTATTTCTTACGTGGATTTACCGCTGGACAGTGGTGACTTCTCGCTCATTAGCCGACGCGTCGCCGATGTACTGAAGCAGATGCCCGAGGAAAGCCGGTTTATCCGGGGCATGCGGAGCTGGGTGGGTTTCCGGCAGACGGGCATTGAGTATGAACGCGACGCCCGCGTGGCCGGGGAGCCGAAATACTCGTTCAAAATGTTACGTCGGCTGGCCTACAACGGCATATTTAATTTCAGCGAGTACCCGATCAAGCTGGTTACGCGCCTGGGTATGCTGACGCTGGGGGTCGCTCTGCTGTATTTTATCCAGACCATCATCAAGAAATATTTTTACGGCGATGTGCCGCAGGGTTTTACGGCCCTGCTGTTTGTGATTATTCTGTTCAGTGGCGTACAGTTAATTGCGCTGGGCCTGATTGGCGAATACGTCCTGCGTATTTTCTTCCAGACCAAAGGCCGACCGCTCTACGTCATTAAGGAAGTCATCCGGCAGCAGCAGCGTCAGCCGTTTTTATGA
- a CDS encoding metal-dependent transcriptional regulator, whose amino-acid sequence MQSFTEENYLKTIYYLATRQEGEVSTNALAEMTATKAASVTDMLRKLADKQLIHYKKYQGVRLTEEGERLALQIIRRHRLWEVFLVEKLGFGWDEVHSIAEELEHIRSEQLVTRLDAFLGNPQFDPHGDPIPTPAGQMPEMGYRKLADVDVGESVRLMAVLEHSTEFLKHLDHSNLTLGCAVTITEANAFDKSVLVQIESGRTVFVSQEVAKNLLVSGE is encoded by the coding sequence ATGCAGTCGTTCACGGAAGAAAATTATTTAAAGACAATTTATTACCTCGCTACCCGGCAGGAAGGAGAGGTGAGCACGAACGCGCTGGCTGAAATGACGGCTACCAAGGCGGCATCCGTGACGGATATGCTCCGCAAACTGGCTGATAAGCAACTGATTCACTATAAAAAGTACCAGGGGGTGCGGCTAACGGAAGAAGGCGAGCGACTCGCGCTGCAGATTATCCGGCGGCATCGGCTCTGGGAAGTCTTTCTGGTCGAAAAACTGGGGTTTGGCTGGGACGAAGTGCATTCGATCGCCGAAGAGCTTGAACATATCCGCTCGGAACAACTGGTGACGCGTCTAGATGCGTTTCTGGGGAATCCGCAGTTTGATCCGCACGGCGACCCGATTCCGACTCCGGCCGGGCAGATGCCCGAAATGGGTTACCGTAAACTGGCCGATGTGGACGTAGGGGAAAGTGTTCGGTTGATGGCCGTGCTGGAACACTCGACGGAATTCCTGAAACATCTCGATCATTCGAACTTAACGCTCGGCTGCGCCGTAACCATTACGGAAGCCAACGCCTTCGACAAGTCGGTGCTGGTGCAGATCGAAAGCGGCCGAACGGTGTTTGTCAGCCAGGAGGTCGCTAAAAATTTATTGGTCAGTGGGGAGTGA
- a CDS encoding glycosyltransferase — translation MINQPDDLPERINVVIPLFNDWQAVGLLLERIRDVVDAPIRSRLAFLIVDDCSSKDYESLPSGIGHSLSVLRLYRNVGHQKAIALGLAHLADQPEPYPTVVMDSDGEDRPEDIIRLLQRGAEAPGHVVFAHRSKRHESLLFRTFYVVYKAVFRLLTGKVITFGNFSLIPARQLRKLAHVSEIWNNYPGGVIRSRLPYTAVPLERGRRLAGESKMNFVSLILHGLSAVSVLMDTTAVRLVLFCVLMVAAMVCGIGVVLWLKFFTNTSVPGWTSYLVSSFLIVILQAFLISLLLVFVVLSYRTQPQFIPARQFKDFVERLERIY, via the coding sequence TTGATTAACCAACCAGACGATTTACCCGAACGCATCAACGTCGTTATTCCCCTGTTTAATGACTGGCAGGCCGTTGGGCTGTTGCTGGAGCGAATACGGGACGTGGTCGACGCACCGATTCGCAGCCGACTGGCGTTTCTGATTGTGGACGACTGCTCGTCGAAGGATTACGAAAGTTTGCCTTCGGGTATTGGGCATTCACTGTCGGTGCTGCGGCTCTATCGTAACGTTGGCCATCAGAAGGCCATCGCTCTTGGGCTGGCCCATCTGGCCGATCAGCCTGAACCCTATCCGACGGTGGTGATGGACTCCGACGGAGAGGACCGGCCTGAAGATATCATTCGGCTGCTGCAGCGCGGAGCCGAAGCGCCAGGACATGTGGTGTTTGCACATCGGTCCAAACGGCATGAAAGTCTGCTGTTCCGGACGTTTTACGTGGTGTACAAAGCGGTATTCCGGTTGCTGACGGGTAAGGTTATTACGTTCGGTAACTTCAGCCTGATTCCGGCCCGGCAACTGCGCAAGCTGGCGCACGTGTCTGAAATCTGGAACAACTACCCCGGTGGCGTAATCCGGTCGAGGCTACCCTACACGGCCGTACCGCTGGAGCGGGGACGTCGGCTGGCGGGCGAGTCGAAGATGAATTTCGTTTCCCTGATTCTGCACGGACTGAGCGCCGTTTCGGTCCTGATGGATACTACGGCCGTTCGGCTGGTGCTGTTCTGCGTACTAATGGTGGCAGCTATGGTATGTGGTATTGGGGTGGTGCTGTGGCTTAAATTTTTCACCAACACATCCGTACCCGGCTGGACGAGCTATCTGGTTTCGTCATTTCTGATCGTTATTCTGCAGGCGTTTCTGATTTCGCTGCTGCTGGTGTTTGTGGTGCTGTCGTACCGGACGCAGCCTCAGTTCATTCCGGCGCGGCAGTTCAAGGATTTTGTGGAGCGGCTGGAGCGTATTTATTAA
- a CDS encoding LptF/LptG family permease: MKLLDWYILKRFLQTYLFVVLVIVLVVVMIDYTEKVDNFHKNNAPGGKILLDYYLNFIPYWANYISPLMVFIATVFLTSRLAARTEIIAILSSGVSFIRLLFPYVLGASVLAVLTYFMVNYIIPKANKTRIAFEVQYINDAYTYSGRNVHLKIAPNTYAYLESYNNLSNTGYKFTLERVEGNQLKQKLSADHIEWDAKKKKWAVYDYKIRSIDGLKETLTPGVRLDTTLNLKPDDFSSDFNLYETFTRPELNRHIDLLRSRGADGVETYLLEKYSRDTRPFAIIILTIIGVIMSARKSRRGVGWQVALGFFLAFTYLLFFMLAKGIAESGNLNPVVAVWLPNAIFAGIGVLLYNTIPR, encoded by the coding sequence ATGAAACTACTCGACTGGTATATTCTTAAGCGCTTTCTCCAGACATACCTGTTCGTGGTGCTGGTGATCGTGCTGGTTGTTGTGATGATTGACTACACCGAGAAGGTGGATAATTTTCACAAAAACAATGCGCCCGGCGGCAAGATCCTGCTGGATTATTACCTCAACTTCATTCCCTACTGGGCTAACTACATCAGTCCGCTGATGGTCTTTATCGCGACGGTGTTCCTGACCTCGCGGCTGGCGGCCCGCACCGAAATTATTGCTATCCTGAGCAGTGGCGTCAGTTTTATCCGACTGCTGTTCCCTTACGTCCTGGGCGCGTCGGTGCTGGCCGTGCTGACCTATTTCATGGTCAACTACATTATTCCGAAGGCCAACAAAACCCGGATTGCCTTTGAGGTACAGTATATCAACGACGCTTATACGTACTCGGGCCGGAACGTTCACCTGAAGATTGCGCCCAATACCTATGCGTACCTGGAAAGTTATAATAACCTGAGCAACACGGGGTATAAGTTTACCCTGGAACGGGTAGAAGGGAATCAGTTAAAACAGAAGCTCTCGGCCGACCATATCGAATGGGATGCTAAAAAGAAGAAGTGGGCGGTGTATGATTACAAAATCCGCAGCATCGATGGGCTGAAGGAAACGCTCACGCCCGGAGTGCGGCTGGATACGACGCTGAACCTGAAACCGGACGATTTCAGCTCCGATTTTAACCTGTACGAAACCTTTACGCGCCCCGAGCTGAATCGGCACATTGACCTCCTGCGAAGCCGGGGAGCCGATGGGGTTGAAACGTACCTGCTGGAGAAATACAGCCGCGATACCCGCCCCTTCGCCATTATCATCCTGACGATTATTGGCGTGATTATGTCGGCCCGCAAAAGTCGCCGGGGGGTGGGCTGGCAGGTAGCGCTGGGTTTCTTTCTGGCCTTTACGTATCTGCTGTTTTTCATGCTGGCCAAAGGCATTGCCGAATCGGGCAATCTGAACCCGGTGGTGGCGGTCTGGCTGCCAAACGCTATTTTTGCAGGAATTGGCGTGCTGTTGTATAACACCATTCCGCGGTAA
- a CDS encoding Nramp family divalent metal transporter, which produces MEATNTSMKGWRQEKVTNSLGDVHSSIHVPTNAGFFKTLMAYLGPGMMVAVGYMDPGNWATDIAGGAQFGYRLLSVVLISNLFAILLQHLALKLGIATGRDLAQACRDHFSRPVAFVLWLLAEIAIAATDLAEVIGSAIALNLLFGLPLTVGILITALDVLLLLFLQNKGFQLMERIVSSLIFLIVCCFGYELLVSRPDMADVIDGLLPRTEIVTNPGMLYIAIGILGATVMPHNLYLHSSIVQTRDFGRDDAGRQKAIKFATIDSTVSLFLAFFINAAILMLSASAFHFTGNQHVADITDAYHLLDPILGVKMAGILFAVALLASGQNSTLTGTLAGQIVMEGFLNLRVKPWLRRLITRLLAIVPALVVAILYGEQGTSELLVFSQVILSLQLSFAVVPLVSFTNDELKMGRFANPTWIRTLSWIVAGIIISLNAYLLWDTIV; this is translated from the coding sequence ATGGAAGCGACAAATACCTCAATGAAAGGTTGGCGGCAGGAGAAGGTGACGAACTCGTTGGGGGATGTACACAGTTCGATCCACGTACCGACCAACGCCGGTTTTTTCAAAACCCTAATGGCTTACCTCGGTCCTGGTATGATGGTAGCCGTTGGCTATATGGACCCCGGCAACTGGGCGACCGACATTGCGGGCGGAGCGCAGTTTGGCTACCGGCTGCTTTCGGTTGTGCTGATTTCCAACCTGTTTGCCATTCTCCTTCAGCACCTGGCACTAAAGCTAGGCATTGCCACCGGCCGCGATCTGGCTCAGGCCTGCCGGGATCATTTCAGCCGTCCGGTAGCTTTCGTTCTGTGGTTACTGGCCGAAATTGCCATTGCCGCGACTGATCTGGCCGAAGTAATTGGCTCGGCTATTGCGCTTAACCTGCTGTTTGGTCTGCCCCTGACGGTCGGTATTCTGATCACCGCCCTGGATGTGCTCTTGCTGCTCTTTCTGCAGAATAAAGGGTTTCAGCTCATGGAGCGGATTGTGTCCAGTCTGATTTTCCTCATCGTCTGCTGCTTTGGCTACGAACTGCTGGTTTCCCGGCCTGATATGGCCGATGTAATCGATGGTCTGCTGCCGCGAACCGAAATTGTTACCAACCCCGGTATGCTTTACATTGCCATCGGTATTCTGGGCGCTACAGTCATGCCGCATAATCTGTACCTGCATTCCAGTATTGTGCAGACCCGTGATTTCGGGCGCGACGACGCTGGCCGACAGAAAGCGATCAAGTTCGCCACCATTGATTCGACCGTTTCGCTGTTTCTGGCGTTTTTCATCAACGCGGCAATTCTGATGCTTTCGGCTTCGGCCTTTCACTTTACAGGCAACCAGCACGTTGCCGATATTACCGACGCTTACCACCTGCTCGACCCGATTCTGGGCGTAAAAATGGCCGGGATTCTCTTCGCTGTAGCCTTGCTGGCATCCGGCCAGAACTCCACGCTGACGGGCACGCTGGCGGGTCAGATCGTGATGGAAGGCTTCCTTAATTTACGGGTCAAACCCTGGCTGCGTCGACTCATTACCCGCCTGCTGGCCATTGTTCCAGCTCTAGTGGTGGCGATTTTATACGGCGAACAGGGTACTTCCGAGTTGCTCGTTTTCAGTCAGGTGATTCTGTCGCTGCAATTGAGTTTTGCCGTAGTACCACTGGTCTCGTTCACGAATGATGAGCTGAAGATGGGGCGATTTGCCAACCCGACATGGATCAGAACTCTATCCTGGATTGTTGCCGGAATCATCATTAGCCTGAACGCCTATCTGCTCTGGGACACGATTGTCTGA
- a CDS encoding DUF6056 family protein, which translates to MADATPLLRFVTGLLVSFVLILFVPLVVLSFYNHPSPADDYCFANTAMQYGFWRAQQFYYDGWSGRFFHNFLVHSSPLTIGWYDGYKIYPIILLALLLLGFYALASQWLYRFGKGLKLALAAGLFVGFMATLAGLPEFLYWYAGMACYSLSVVLFLFLLATLLAHQRHGFGLHPGYLVGEGLLITAIVGSSETSMVMVISLLAMVAFGELLQRRRVSATILVLLGVGAVACYYLLAAPGNAVRMASNPNSSNIPLTLISSLRFAVTYLGHQLFLTPLLPLSLLYIPVAYQLTGLCSPAQPLPPYLRLHPVWALLHGGATVLALISLHFFGVGIPPVPRLINIINLVFWLSWGYNLTLWVVALRPRLRPDRWAGVARPIVLTALVLTALAVGFGPVLPVAYGDWLSGRAAQYDQAMQQRYDQLTLSTDGPAQLAPLPFYPASLFLEDVKNDPQHLWNRCWADYYHKKTIVLNEAPHRSAQ; encoded by the coding sequence ATGGCTGATGCTACGCCTTTGCTGCGTTTCGTTACTGGTCTGCTGGTCAGTTTTGTGTTGATTCTGTTCGTACCGCTGGTTGTCTTATCGTTCTATAACCACCCGTCACCCGCCGATGATTACTGCTTTGCCAACACGGCCATGCAGTACGGTTTCTGGCGGGCGCAGCAGTTTTATTATGATGGCTGGAGCGGCCGGTTCTTCCATAATTTCCTGGTGCATTCCAGCCCGCTGACCATAGGCTGGTACGACGGCTATAAAATTTATCCGATTATTCTGCTGGCCTTGCTGCTGCTGGGCTTCTACGCGCTGGCGAGCCAATGGCTGTACCGGTTTGGCAAAGGGCTTAAACTGGCCCTCGCAGCCGGGTTGTTTGTCGGGTTCATGGCGACGCTGGCGGGCCTGCCCGAGTTTCTGTACTGGTATGCCGGCATGGCCTGCTACAGTCTGTCGGTGGTGCTGTTTCTCTTCCTGCTTGCTACCCTGCTGGCGCATCAACGCCATGGATTTGGTCTGCATCCCGGTTATCTGGTAGGCGAGGGGCTGCTCATTACGGCCATTGTCGGTTCCAGTGAAACCAGTATGGTGATGGTGATATCGCTGCTGGCAATGGTTGCCTTTGGCGAATTGCTCCAGCGTCGGCGGGTGTCGGCAACGATTCTGGTGCTGCTGGGCGTGGGCGCTGTTGCCTGTTATTACCTGTTGGCGGCACCCGGCAATGCCGTCCGGATGGCTTCGAATCCAAACAGCAGCAACATTCCGCTGACACTGATCTCGTCGCTTCGCTTTGCGGTGACTTATCTGGGACATCAGTTGTTTCTGACACCCCTGCTGCCGCTGTCATTACTCTATATTCCCGTTGCTTACCAGCTAACCGGACTGTGCTCGCCCGCTCAGCCGTTACCACCGTACCTGCGCCTGCACCCGGTCTGGGCCCTGCTGCATGGTGGGGCGACCGTTCTGGCGCTGATTTCGCTGCACTTCTTTGGCGTGGGGATTCCGCCGGTGCCGCGCCTGATCAACATCATCAATCTGGTTTTCTGGCTTAGCTGGGGATATAACCTGACGCTTTGGGTGGTCGCGTTACGTCCCCGGCTGCGCCCTGACCGGTGGGCAGGCGTTGCCCGGCCGATAGTCTTGACGGCGCTCGTGCTGACAGCGCTTGCCGTTGGCTTTGGGCCTGTTCTGCCGGTAGCCTATGGCGACTGGCTAAGTGGCCGGGCCGCGCAGTATGACCAGGCCATGCAGCAGCGTTACGATCAGTTGACCTTATCGACCGACGGGCCTGCCCAACTGGCTCCGCTGCCATTCTATCCGGCTTCGCTGTTTCTGGAAGATGTGAAAAACGACCCGCAGCACCTCTGGAATCGCTGCTGGGCCGATTATTACCATAAAAAAACGATTGTGCTGAACGAGGCTCCGCACCGGTCAGCGCAGTAA
- a CDS encoding ABC transporter permease subunit yields the protein MRTTNFILALYALLIAGLPLAGLFNALGYSLGLAGPLATGLTDQYWRQLAAETSLLISLGFSLYVTVLSVGLAVLIALYLVLGQQFMLRRRPFPTLLYVPLLFPSLVVAFYLFQLLSGSGWISRITFALGLTNAPDAFPELIQDGAGIGIILAHVVLAFPFFTLLFQSLQADARLHDLRSLTRTLGASAGQFNRRVAAPILLRRAAPTLVLYGVAVLGAYDIPLVLGRNYPQMLSVLITTRLQRFDLAELPMGYLIGFLLTLFLMVIIYLTTRWTQRHAL from the coding sequence TTGAGAACAACGAATTTTATTCTGGCTTTATACGCCCTGCTGATAGCTGGTCTGCCGCTGGCGGGACTGTTCAACGCGCTTGGGTACAGCCTGGGTCTGGCGGGGCCGCTGGCAACCGGACTGACAGACCAGTACTGGCGGCAGCTAGCAGCCGAAACATCCCTGCTGATTTCGCTGGGGTTCAGCTTGTACGTAACGGTTTTGTCGGTCGGACTGGCCGTGCTGATTGCGCTCTATCTGGTGCTGGGTCAGCAGTTCATGCTCCGTCGTCGGCCTTTTCCGACCTTGTTATACGTACCATTGCTGTTTCCGTCGCTGGTCGTAGCATTTTACCTGTTTCAGTTGCTGAGTGGTTCCGGATGGATTTCGCGGATAACGTTCGCGCTTGGGCTGACCAATGCCCCCGACGCCTTTCCAGAACTGATTCAGGACGGGGCCGGGATTGGTATAATCCTGGCTCATGTCGTGCTTGCTTTCCCTTTCTTTACGTTGCTGTTTCAATCGCTCCAGGCCGATGCCCGGCTGCATGATCTGCGCAGCCTGACCCGAACGCTGGGTGCATCGGCGGGGCAGTTTAACCGGCGGGTGGCCGCGCCGATTCTGTTACGCCGGGCTGCGCCTACGCTTGTTCTGTATGGCGTGGCGGTGCTGGGAGCTTACGATATTCCGCTCGTACTGGGCCGAAATTACCCACAGATGCTGTCGGTATTGATCACGACCCGGCTTCAGCGGTTTGATCTGGCCGAGTTGCCGATGGGCTACCTGATCGGGTTTCTGCTGACGCTGTTTTTGATGGTTATTATTTATCTGACCACCCGATGGACCCAACGCCATGCGCTCTAA
- a CDS encoding ABC transporter ATP-binding protein produces MLQVSLLTKQFGETPVLTDLSFELPAGQVLAVLGRSGCGKTTLLKILAGLETPDSGDVRMDGQSVLTVVPERRQVVYLYQEPLLFPHLNVFENIAFGLRIRKVEKAEVERQVRAMLADLELSDQLGKQPNQLSGGQRQRVAFGRALIIRPRLLLLDEPFGNLDAQTRATMQELFKRVAEHYSMTALFVTHDTREALTVGTRFGYLDKGVLTTYPSVRDFIADPRTGVREELAFWESVQSKSPLL; encoded by the coding sequence ATGCTGCAGGTTTCATTACTCACCAAACAGTTTGGGGAAACGCCCGTTCTGACAGACCTTTCGTTTGAGCTGCCCGCCGGACAGGTGCTGGCCGTACTGGGCCGGTCGGGCTGCGGCAAAACGACTCTGCTCAAAATTCTGGCCGGGCTCGAAACGCCTGACTCGGGCGATGTCCGGATGGACGGTCAGAGCGTACTGACGGTAGTACCGGAACGCCGTCAGGTGGTGTATCTGTACCAGGAGCCGCTGCTGTTTCCGCACCTGAACGTGTTTGAGAACATTGCATTTGGCCTGCGTATTCGGAAAGTGGAAAAGGCAGAGGTGGAGCGGCAGGTCCGGGCGATGCTGGCTGATCTGGAACTTAGCGATCAGTTGGGTAAGCAGCCAAATCAGTTGTCGGGTGGCCAGCGGCAGCGGGTCGCGTTCGGTCGGGCGCTCATTATCCGACCCCGGTTGTTGCTGCTCGACGAACCTTTTGGTAATCTGGATGCCCAGACCCGTGCTACGATGCAGGAACTCTTCAAGCGGGTTGCGGAACACTATTCGATGACGGCCCTGTTCGTCACCCACGACACCCGCGAAGCCTTAACCGTAGGAACGCGCTTCGGCTACCTTGACAAAGGCGTTTTGACGACCTATCCGTCGGTGCGTGATTTCATCGCCGACCCGCGCACCGGCGTTCGGGAAGAACTCGCTTTCTGGGAGTCGGTACAGTCAAAATCGCCGTTGCTTTGA
- a CDS encoding ABC transporter permease, whose amino-acid sequence MRSKTFLTSFMVVLFGLPFVLLGLLALGQYWRFPDVLPPTFSFDALGRLLTADSGLATGGLLSLGIATGVSVLATGLGFWVARAIAQSRRPNRWVTLSYLPYAMPPVLSAVLIQPYIIRMHLSGTLAGVGLGLLLVTVPFSTLFFRSFWSQQARQYEQLSRTLGCSPTQALTRVLLPLARPLLVTCLFQTFLLAWFDFGLTNYLSVGKVRTLTVQVFLFIGEANSRLAAVASLLLLLPPALLLWLNKRTIVRRVF is encoded by the coding sequence ATGCGCTCTAAGACGTTTTTAACCAGCTTTATGGTCGTGCTGTTCGGGCTGCCCTTTGTGCTGCTGGGATTGCTGGCGCTGGGGCAGTACTGGCGTTTCCCGGACGTGCTGCCGCCAACGTTTTCGTTCGATGCGCTCGGACGGCTTCTGACGGCCGACAGCGGGCTGGCAACGGGCGGGCTACTGAGTCTGGGTATTGCAACAGGGGTATCGGTCCTTGCAACGGGGCTGGGTTTCTGGGTGGCGCGTGCCATTGCGCAAAGCCGACGGCCGAACCGCTGGGTTACGTTGAGCTATCTGCCTTACGCGATGCCGCCGGTTCTCTCGGCCGTACTGATTCAACCCTATATCATTCGGATGCACCTGTCCGGTACGCTGGCCGGCGTCGGACTGGGGTTGTTGCTGGTGACGGTTCCATTCAGCACGCTTTTTTTTCGCTCATTCTGGAGCCAGCAGGCCCGTCAGTACGAACAGCTGAGCCGTACGCTGGGCTGCTCGCCAACGCAGGCGCTGACGCGCGTACTGCTGCCGCTGGCCCGGCCACTGCTGGTTACGTGCCTGTTCCAGACGTTTCTGCTGGCCTGGTTTGACTTCGGCCTGACGAACTACCTGAGCGTCGGCAAGGTTCGGACGCTGACCGTGCAGGTGTTTCTATTTATTGGGGAAGCGAACAGCCGACTGGCGGCTGTGGCGTCGCTGCTGCTGTTACTGCCGCCGGCCCTGCTGCTCTGGCTGAACAAACGAACCATTGTCCGGCGGGTATTCTGA
- a CDS encoding DMT family transporter, which translates to MQTKATFSDYFQLHFIVLIWGFTAILGKLMQPLDSSAVVLFRTILAVLGMGAVLIARRQSFQVPPTDRWRLLATGGLIALHWMTFFLAARIANVSVCLAGLATSSLWASVLEPLLLRRRVRPIEVILGGVVLAGLYLIFRFEFDKVVGLAMAVFSAMLSSLFTIINSRFTRRYDALLISFYEMAGASVGALAMWLLVWLLDPLRTSHPERYVPNTPMQWLWLLILSLVCTVYAYSVGVRLLRKFSPYMAILTVNLEPVYGIVLAVLIFGDAERMTSGFYVGTLVILAAVLVYPFWNSRLTKAEARLPTST; encoded by the coding sequence ATGCAGACTAAAGCAACGTTTTCGGATTATTTTCAACTCCATTTCATTGTCCTGATCTGGGGGTTCACGGCTATTCTGGGAAAGCTGATGCAGCCGCTCGACTCCTCGGCGGTGGTCCTGTTCCGGACGATTCTGGCCGTGCTGGGAATGGGCGCCGTGCTGATTGCGCGGAGACAATCATTTCAGGTGCCGCCAACCGATCGCTGGCGGCTGCTGGCGACGGGCGGGCTGATTGCCCTGCACTGGATGACGTTTTTCCTGGCGGCCCGTATTGCCAACGTTTCGGTTTGTCTGGCGGGTCTGGCAACGAGTTCGCTCTGGGCGAGTGTGCTGGAACCCCTGCTGTTACGTCGGCGCGTGCGGCCTATCGAAGTAATCCTGGGCGGGGTGGTGCTGGCCGGACTGTACCTGATTTTCCGGTTTGAATTCGACAAAGTCGTCGGGCTGGCAATGGCCGTTTTTTCGGCCATGCTGTCGTCGCTGTTTACCATTATCAACAGCCGGTTTACGCGCCGGTACGATGCCCTGCTGATCTCATTTTATGAGATGGCTGGCGCTTCGGTGGGGGCGCTGGCCATGTGGCTGCTGGTCTGGCTGCTGGACCCGCTCCGGACGAGTCATCCAGAGCGTTACGTGCCCAACACACCCATGCAATGGCTCTGGCTGCTGATCCTGTCGCTGGTCTGTACGGTCTATGCCTATTCGGTCGGCGTTCGGCTGTTGCGTAAGTTTTCGCCGTATATGGCCATCTTAACCGTAAATTTGGAGCCGGTGTATGGGATTGTGCTGGCGGTGCTGATCTTTGGCGATGCCGAGCGCATGACATCGGGCTTCTACGTGGGCACTCTAGTCATTCTGGCGGCCGTGCTGGTTTATCCATTCTGGAATAGCCGGTTAACCAAAGCCGAAGCCCGGTTGCCGACGTCGACTTAA